Proteins encoded together in one Kutzneria kofuensis window:
- a CDS encoding DEAD/DEAH box helicase, translating into MTLTDQLPGDNDPDALYEAFSAWADGQGLSLYPHQQEALIEVVSGSNVILSTPTGSGKSLVAAGAHFAALANGVRTFYTAPIKALVSEKFFALCETFGADKVGMLTGDASVNETAPIICCTAEILANIALRDGADADVGQVVMDEFHFYSEPDRGWAWQVPLLELPRAQFVLMSATLGDVTRFEKDLTRRTGRATAVVKNAERPVPLHFSYVLTPLQETLEELLQTKQAPVYVVHFTQAAAIERAQALMSINVSTRAEKDAIAELIGRFRFSSGFGKTLSRLVRHGIGVHHAGMLPKYRRLVERLAQAGLLKIICGTDTLGVGINVPIRTVLFTALSKYDGVRTRHLKAREFHQIAGRAGRAGYDTVGMVVVQAPEHVVENEKALAKAGDDPKKRRKVVRKKPPEGFVSWGEATFTRLVEAEPEPLTSSFQVSHSMLLNVIGRPGDAFKAMRHLLEDNHEDRKSQIRLIRRAIAMYRALLAAGVVEKLDEPDEQGRTIRITVDLQLDFALNQPLSPLALAAVDLLDRESPTYALDVVSIIEATLDDPRQVLSAQQFKARGDAVNAMKAEGIEYDERMALLEDVTYPKPLEELLGAAYDTYRRGHPWVLDHHLSPKAVVRDMFERAMTFTEYIGFYQLARSEGLVLRYLADAFKALRQTVPDEAKTEELTDLVEWLGELVRQVDSSLIDEWEKLANPEEQLEQQPIDERPPAVTTNERAFRVLVRNAMFRRVELAALRRYDILGELDAEYGWDAVAWRDALEPYFDEYDRIGTGPNARGPQLLQITVEPERWLVRQVFDDPDGDHDWGIAAEVDLLGSDESGTAAITVTDVGPLTTA; encoded by the coding sequence ATGACGCTCACCGACCAGCTGCCCGGCGACAACGACCCGGACGCCCTCTACGAGGCCTTCTCCGCCTGGGCGGACGGGCAGGGCCTGTCGCTCTACCCGCACCAGCAGGAGGCGCTGATCGAGGTCGTCTCCGGCTCGAACGTCATCCTCAGCACGCCGACCGGCTCCGGCAAGAGCCTGGTCGCGGCCGGCGCGCACTTCGCGGCCCTGGCCAACGGCGTGCGGACGTTCTACACGGCGCCGATCAAGGCGCTGGTGTCGGAGAAGTTCTTCGCGCTGTGCGAGACGTTCGGCGCGGACAAGGTCGGCATGCTCACCGGCGACGCCAGCGTCAACGAGACGGCGCCGATCATCTGCTGCACCGCGGAGATCCTGGCCAACATCGCGCTGCGCGACGGCGCGGACGCCGACGTCGGCCAGGTCGTGATGGACGAGTTCCACTTCTACTCGGAGCCGGACCGCGGCTGGGCCTGGCAGGTGCCGCTGCTGGAGCTGCCGCGGGCGCAGTTCGTGCTGATGTCGGCCACGCTCGGCGACGTCACCCGGTTCGAGAAGGATCTCACCCGCCGCACCGGCCGCGCGACCGCCGTGGTCAAGAACGCGGAACGGCCGGTGCCGCTGCACTTCAGCTACGTCCTGACGCCGCTGCAGGAGACTCTCGAGGAGCTGCTGCAGACCAAGCAGGCGCCGGTCTACGTGGTGCACTTCACCCAGGCGGCGGCGATCGAGCGCGCGCAGGCGCTGATGAGCATCAACGTCTCCACCCGCGCGGAGAAGGACGCGATCGCCGAGCTGATCGGGCGGTTCCGGTTCAGCTCCGGCTTCGGCAAGACACTGTCCCGGCTGGTCCGGCACGGCATCGGCGTGCACCACGCCGGCATGCTGCCGAAGTACCGGCGGCTGGTGGAGCGGCTGGCCCAGGCCGGCCTACTCAAGATCATCTGTGGCACGGACACCCTCGGCGTCGGCATCAACGTGCCGATCCGGACCGTGCTGTTCACGGCCCTGTCCAAGTACGACGGCGTACGCACCCGCCACCTCAAGGCCCGCGAGTTCCACCAGATCGCCGGCCGGGCCGGCCGCGCCGGCTACGACACCGTCGGCATGGTCGTGGTGCAGGCGCCGGAACACGTCGTGGAGAACGAGAAGGCCCTGGCCAAGGCCGGCGACGACCCGAAGAAGCGACGCAAGGTCGTGCGCAAGAAGCCGCCCGAGGGCTTCGTGTCCTGGGGCGAGGCCACGTTCACCCGGCTGGTCGAGGCCGAGCCGGAGCCGCTGACCTCCAGCTTCCAGGTCAGCCACTCCATGCTGCTCAACGTGATCGGCCGGCCCGGCGACGCGTTCAAGGCGATGCGACACCTGCTGGAGGACAACCACGAGGACCGCAAGTCGCAGATCCGGCTGATCCGGCGGGCCATCGCCATGTACCGGGCGCTGCTGGCGGCCGGCGTGGTGGAGAAGCTGGACGAGCCCGACGAGCAGGGCCGCACCATCCGCATCACCGTCGACCTGCAGCTGGACTTCGCCCTGAACCAGCCGCTGTCGCCGCTGGCGCTGGCGGCGGTGGACCTGCTCGACCGCGAGTCGCCGACGTACGCGCTGGACGTGGTGTCGATCATCGAGGCGACCCTGGACGACCCGCGCCAGGTGCTGTCGGCGCAGCAGTTCAAGGCGCGCGGCGACGCCGTGAACGCGATGAAGGCCGAGGGCATCGAGTACGACGAGCGGATGGCGCTGCTGGAGGACGTCACCTACCCGAAGCCGCTGGAGGAGCTGCTGGGCGCCGCGTACGACACGTATCGGCGCGGCCACCCGTGGGTGCTCGACCACCACCTGTCGCCGAAGGCCGTCGTCCGCGACATGTTCGAGCGGGCCATGACCTTCACCGAGTACATCGGCTTCTACCAGCTGGCCCGGTCCGAGGGCCTGGTGCTGCGCTACCTCGCCGACGCGTTCAAGGCGCTGCGGCAGACCGTGCCGGACGAGGCCAAGACCGAGGAGCTCACCGACCTGGTGGAGTGGCTCGGCGAACTGGTCCGGCAGGTCGACTCCAGCCTCATCGACGAGTGGGAGAAGCTGGCCAACCCCGAGGAGCAGCTGGAGCAGCAGCCGATCGACGAGCGGCCGCCCGCGGTCACCACCAACGAGCGGGCGTTCCGGGTGCTGGTGCGCAACGCCATGTTCCGGCGGGTCGAGCTGGCCGCGCTGCGCCGCTACGACATCCTGGGCGAGCTGGACGCCGAGTACGGCTGGGACGCGGTGGCGTGGCGGGACGCTCTCGAGCCGTACTTCGACGAGTACGACCGGATCGGCACCGGCCCGAACGCCCGCGGGCCGCAGCTGCTGCAGATCACCGTCGAACCGGAGCGCTGGCTGGTCCGGCAGGTGTTCGACGATCCGGACGGCGACCACGACTGGGGCATCGCCGCCGAGGTGGACCTGCTCGGGTCCGACGAGTCCGGGACGGCGGCGATCACCGTCACGGATGTCGGACCCCTGACGACCGCCTGA
- a CDS encoding MarR family winged helix-turn-helix transcriptional regulator, whose product MRDVVDGILDAWRGQLPEIAGIELELSKRAGRLYTLLSEATDTELARFGLTKAEYDVLAVLRSQGKPYRLRPTDLSARLLLSSGGTSNVLRRLAGAGLIAREADPADARSSWVRLTREGVDTAEAAVRASTEAQRTRLRSLPPDTARAAADVLREVLLALGDSPA is encoded by the coding sequence ATGCGGGACGTGGTCGACGGCATCCTCGACGCCTGGCGCGGCCAGCTGCCCGAGATCGCCGGCATCGAACTGGAGCTGTCCAAGCGCGCCGGCCGGCTGTACACGCTGCTGTCCGAGGCGACCGACACCGAGCTGGCCCGGTTCGGCCTGACCAAGGCGGAGTACGACGTGCTCGCCGTGCTGCGCTCCCAGGGCAAGCCCTACCGCCTCCGCCCCACCGACCTGTCGGCCCGGCTGCTGCTCTCCTCCGGCGGCACCAGCAACGTGCTGCGCCGGCTGGCCGGCGCGGGCCTGATCGCCCGTGAGGCCGACCCGGCGGACGCCCGCAGCAGCTGGGTCCGGCTCACGCGAGAAGGCGTGGACACGGCCGAAGCCGCGGTCCGGGCCAGCACCGAGGCGCAGCGCACCCGGCTCAGGTCCTTGCCACCGGACACCGCACGGGCCGCCGCGGACGTGCTGCGCGAGGTGTTGCTCGCCCTGGGCGACAGCCCGGCCTGA
- a CDS encoding amidohydrolase family protein — protein sequence MLVIKGGHVLGVGVADVLVDGGVIAGVGAFETPEAIDARGLVVLPGFVDTHRHLVQAPMRGSGADLTLGAFLSEVLPRMVLTPAEVRAAVLLGAVEALNAGVTTVLDWGHGGAFEPEVEALREAGIRAVYGASPGDAPRFASSGLVTGAVASFGPALSFADNARDISVARSLGLTTTMHVTEAGAVARLADLLGPDLHFVHGNACTDEELRMLADAGCGLTATPPVESMMGHGAPVYGRFTAFGGTPALGVDVVINSAADMFEQMRAALWLERLRGSSLAAGALLGSATAAGARAIGLGDVVGSLEVGKRADIVLLDGFGHLPFDLVPGGIVATAGVADVRTVLVDGRVVKRDGVLVDHDLASLRAAVDDVARRVLA from the coding sequence GTGTTGGTGATCAAGGGTGGGCACGTGCTCGGTGTCGGCGTCGCCGACGTGCTGGTCGACGGCGGGGTGATCGCGGGAGTCGGCGCCTTCGAAACCCCGGAGGCGATCGACGCGCGCGGGCTGGTGGTGCTGCCGGGGTTCGTGGACACCCATCGGCACCTGGTGCAGGCGCCGATGCGGGGGAGCGGGGCCGATCTGACGCTCGGCGCGTTCCTGTCCGAGGTGTTGCCGCGCATGGTTCTCACGCCGGCCGAGGTCCGGGCGGCGGTGCTGCTCGGGGCCGTCGAGGCGTTGAACGCCGGCGTCACGACCGTTCTGGACTGGGGCCACGGCGGCGCTTTCGAGCCCGAGGTCGAGGCCTTGCGGGAGGCCGGCATCCGGGCCGTGTACGGCGCTTCACCCGGGGACGCCCCTCGGTTCGCTTCGTCGGGGCTCGTCACCGGTGCCGTCGCTTCGTTCGGGCCGGCTCTGTCCTTTGCGGACAACGCTCGTGACATCTCGGTGGCCCGGTCGCTGGGGTTGACGACCACCATGCACGTGACCGAGGCCGGGGCCGTCGCCCGGCTGGCCGATTTGTTGGGGCCGGACCTGCACTTCGTGCACGGCAACGCCTGCACCGACGAGGAACTGCGCATGCTCGCCGACGCCGGCTGCGGGCTGACCGCCACCCCGCCGGTGGAGTCCATGATGGGCCACGGCGCCCCCGTCTACGGCCGCTTCACCGCCTTCGGTGGCACTCCCGCATTGGGCGTCGACGTCGTGATCAACTCCGCTGCCGACATGTTCGAGCAGATGCGCGCCGCCCTGTGGCTGGAACGGCTCCGCGGTTCCTCGCTGGCCGCCGGCGCACTGTTGGGTTCCGCCACCGCCGCCGGCGCGCGGGCCATCGGCCTCGGCGACGTCGTCGGCTCGCTGGAGGTCGGCAAGCGCGCCGACATCGTGCTGCTCGACGGTTTCGGTCACCTGCCGTTCGACCTGGTGCCCGGCGGGATCGTGGCCACGGCCGGTGTCGCGGACGTCCGAACCGTTCTGGTGGACGGCCGAGTCGTCAAGCGAGACGGAGTCCTGGTGGATCACGACCTGGCGTCGTTGCGCGCCGCCGTCGACGATGTGGCCCGGCGAGTGCTGGCCTGA
- the kstR gene encoding cholesterol catabolism transcriptional regulator KstR encodes MAATPRQIAEEELGSSAQRDRRRRIIDATIALASKGGFEAVQMRAVAERADVALGTLYRYFPSKIHLLVSGLGAQLDRALDRMQRAPIPGDTRGERMLYVLSRITRNMQRDPHLAEAMTRAFMFADTSAATEVDLVARQLEELFTLALGKDEPSEEDKAIARVIGDVWLSNLVAWVTRRASATDVTNRLELTVRLLMRD; translated from the coding sequence ATGGCTGCGACGCCACGCCAGATCGCCGAGGAGGAACTCGGCTCGTCGGCCCAGCGGGACCGGCGGCGGCGAATCATCGACGCGACGATCGCGCTGGCTTCCAAGGGCGGCTTCGAGGCCGTCCAGATGCGGGCCGTCGCCGAGCGGGCGGACGTCGCGCTCGGCACGCTGTACCGGTACTTCCCGTCCAAGATCCACCTGTTGGTGTCGGGGCTGGGGGCGCAGCTGGACCGGGCGCTGGACCGGATGCAGCGCGCGCCGATCCCGGGCGACACCCGCGGCGAGCGGATGTTGTACGTGCTGAGCCGGATCACCCGGAACATGCAGCGGGACCCGCACCTGGCCGAGGCGATGACCCGGGCGTTCATGTTCGCCGACACCTCCGCGGCGACCGAGGTCGATCTCGTGGCGCGGCAGCTGGAGGAGCTGTTCACGCTGGCGCTCGGCAAGGACGAGCCGTCCGAGGAGGACAAGGCCATCGCCCGGGTGATCGGGGACGTGTGGCTGTCCAACCTCGTCGCCTGGGTGACGCGGCGGGCGTCGGCCACCGACGTCACCAACCGCCTGGAGCTGACCGTCCGGCTGCTGATGCGGGACTAG
- a CDS encoding acyl-CoA dehydrogenase, which yields MSMVIDDGGRQLREAVLSAGAAWSDLAALGLFGLVLPEAVGGLGNPVADLAVAVEAAAELLAPGPVLPTLVAAVALAGVPDRPLAAKLLPGIADGSTAVAVHCGPVALGESGPMLVRDGDDWALVEDVRIDPADPVDLGRPIGFPRVGTITEEQRLGPLPVEDILATLAAAEAAGIADWCLRTAVEYAKIRTQFGQPIGAFQAVKHLCVEMLCRSERAAAVAWDAARAYDQEPTEFPLAAAAAAAIAIDAAVANAKDCIQVLGGIGFTWEHDAHRYLRRAISTRQLLGGTARWRRRVAEFAKAGSRRTLTLKIDADRSDIKRQVQAIVNAVDQRKELADSGFLAPHWPRPYGLDAGPTEQLIIDEELDNAGVERPDLVIGWWAVPTILAHGTDEQRERFAGPTLRGEITWCQLFSEPGAGSDLASLRTRAERVDGGWRITGQKVWTSLAREADWAICLARTNPDVPKHRGITYFLVDMRTPGIDIRPLREITGDAVFNEVFLDGVFVPDEYVVGAVDGGWKLARTTLANERVAMSNGSSIGEEVERVLATAEPTERVGALVADGLAMSLLDLRATLRKLADLDPGAASSVRKLVGVRHRQNVAETALDLDGPLGAIAGERSHEFLLTRCLSIAGGTEQVLLTLAGERLLGLPRA from the coding sequence ATGTCGATGGTCATCGATGACGGTGGACGACAGCTCCGTGAGGCCGTGTTGTCGGCCGGCGCGGCCTGGTCGGACCTCGCAGCGTTGGGCCTGTTCGGCCTGGTCCTGCCCGAGGCCGTCGGCGGCCTCGGCAACCCGGTCGCCGACCTGGCCGTCGCCGTCGAGGCGGCGGCCGAGCTCCTCGCCCCCGGCCCCGTCCTGCCCACCCTCGTCGCCGCCGTCGCCCTGGCCGGAGTGCCCGACCGCCCGCTCGCCGCGAAGCTCCTGCCCGGCATCGCCGACGGCAGCACCGCCGTCGCCGTCCACTGTGGACCCGTTGCCCTGGGCGAATCCGGGCCCATGCTGGTCAGGGACGGTGACGACTGGGCGCTCGTCGAGGACGTCCGTATCGACCCCGCCGACCCCGTGGACCTCGGCCGCCCCATCGGGTTTCCGCGGGTGGGCACGATCACCGAAGAGCAGCGGCTGGGACCGCTGCCGGTCGAGGACATCCTCGCCACCCTGGCCGCCGCCGAGGCCGCCGGCATCGCCGACTGGTGCCTGCGCACGGCCGTCGAGTACGCCAAGATCCGCACCCAGTTCGGCCAGCCCATCGGCGCCTTCCAGGCGGTCAAGCACCTGTGCGTGGAGATGCTGTGCCGGTCCGAGCGGGCCGCCGCCGTCGCCTGGGACGCCGCCCGCGCCTACGACCAGGAACCGACCGAGTTTCCGCTGGCCGCCGCCGCGGCCGCCGCGATCGCGATCGACGCCGCCGTGGCGAACGCCAAGGACTGCATCCAGGTGCTCGGTGGCATCGGCTTCACCTGGGAGCACGACGCCCACCGTTACCTTCGCCGCGCCATCTCCACCCGGCAGCTGCTGGGCGGCACCGCCCGCTGGCGCCGCCGCGTCGCCGAGTTCGCCAAGGCCGGCAGCCGCCGGACCCTGACGCTGAAGATCGACGCCGACCGTTCCGATATCAAGCGCCAGGTCCAGGCCATCGTGAACGCCGTTGACCAGCGGAAGGAGCTGGCGGACAGCGGTTTTCTCGCCCCGCACTGGCCCCGCCCGTACGGCCTCGACGCCGGCCCGACCGAGCAGCTGATCATCGACGAGGAGCTCGACAACGCCGGCGTCGAACGGCCCGACCTGGTGATCGGCTGGTGGGCGGTGCCGACGATCCTCGCGCACGGCACCGACGAGCAGCGCGAGCGGTTCGCCGGGCCGACGCTGCGCGGCGAGATCACCTGGTGCCAGCTGTTCAGCGAGCCCGGCGCCGGCTCCGACCTGGCCTCGTTGCGCACCAGGGCGGAACGGGTCGACGGCGGCTGGAGGATCACCGGCCAGAAGGTGTGGACGTCGCTGGCCCGCGAGGCCGACTGGGCGATCTGCCTCGCCCGCACCAATCCCGACGTGCCCAAACATCGTGGCATCACGTACTTCCTGGTCGACATGCGCACACCCGGCATCGACATCCGGCCGCTGCGGGAGATCACCGGCGACGCCGTGTTCAACGAGGTGTTCCTGGACGGCGTGTTCGTGCCCGACGAGTACGTGGTCGGCGCGGTCGACGGCGGCTGGAAGCTGGCCCGGACGACCCTGGCCAACGAGCGGGTGGCGATGAGCAACGGCTCGTCCATCGGCGAGGAAGTGGAACGTGTTCTGGCCACTGCCGAGCCGACGGAACGGGTCGGCGCGCTGGTCGCCGACGGGCTGGCGATGTCGCTGCTCGACCTGCGCGCCACGCTGCGCAAGCTCGCCGACCTCGACCCCGGCGCGGCCTCCAGCGTGCGCAAACTGGTCGGCGTCCGGCACCGGCAGAACGTGGCGGAGACGGCGTTGGACCTCGACGGGCCGCTCGGCGCGATCGCCGGCGAGCGCAGCCACGAGTTCCTGCTCACCCGCTGCCTGAGCATCGCCGGCGGCACCGAGCAGGTGCTGCTCACGCTGGCCGGCGAGCGGCTGCTGGGCTTGCCCAGGGCATGA
- a CDS encoding acyl-CoA dehydrogenase family protein translates to MDFTLDDTRVTLREVAADVFRDAPEAAWSTLVTPDMDVLSAMVVLTEAGRAATPLSGLALGVLPLARHGIEVPDGSRVTAALHEPSDPMTSRPRTTARGGVINGVKIGVPDAVGAYRILVPVTTDEGAAVALVDPASPGVTPNPAPTSTGNPEFSLHLVDVPYERTFDGLADLHRLALAGACATADGALAAVLELTRKHVATREQFGRPLATFQAVAQQIADVYISARTLHLATWSACWRLAEGLDAESDVDIAAHWVAEELLPAIRTCHHLHGGLGLDVTYPLHRYYSLAKDLVRSIGGARHRLEALCTSN, encoded by the coding sequence GTGGACTTCACGCTCGACGACACGCGGGTCACCCTCCGCGAGGTGGCCGCCGACGTGTTCCGTGACGCCCCCGAGGCCGCCTGGAGCACGCTGGTCACGCCGGACATGGACGTGCTCAGCGCGATGGTCGTGCTGACCGAGGCGGGCCGGGCGGCGACGCCGCTGTCCGGACTCGCGCTGGGCGTGCTGCCACTGGCCCGGCACGGCATCGAGGTGCCGGACGGCAGCCGCGTGACCGCCGCGCTGCACGAACCGTCCGATCCCATGACGTCGCGGCCGCGCACCACGGCCCGCGGCGGCGTGATCAACGGGGTGAAGATCGGGGTGCCGGACGCCGTCGGGGCGTATCGGATCCTCGTGCCGGTGACCACCGACGAGGGTGCCGCCGTCGCACTCGTCGACCCGGCATCTCCCGGTGTCACGCCAAATCCCGCCCCCACTTCCACCGGCAACCCCGAGTTCAGCCTGCACCTCGTCGACGTCCCGTACGAACGGACCTTCGACGGGCTGGCTGACCTGCACAGACTGGCCCTCGCCGGGGCCTGTGCGACCGCCGACGGCGCCCTCGCCGCGGTGCTGGAACTGACCCGAAAGCACGTCGCCACCCGCGAGCAGTTCGGCCGGCCGCTGGCGACCTTCCAGGCCGTCGCGCAACAGATCGCCGACGTCTACATCTCCGCGCGGACCCTGCACCTGGCCACCTGGTCCGCGTGCTGGCGGCTGGCCGAGGGCCTCGACGCCGAGTCCGATGTGGACATCGCCGCCCACTGGGTGGCCGAGGAACTCCTGCCGGCCATCAGAACGTGTCACCACCTGCACGGCGGCCTCGGCCTCGACGTCACGTACCCGCTGCACCGCTACTACTCGCTCGCCAAGGACCTGGTGCGCTCGATCGGCGGCGCACGGCACCGGCTGGAGGCGCTGTGCACATCGAACTGA
- a CDS encoding acyl-CoA dehydrogenase family protein, with protein sequence MHIELTAAQRKLRDELRAYFSGLLTPAEREAMLTVRHGEIYRDVVKRMGRDGWLGVGWPVEYGGRGFGEIEQQIFVNEAARADVPLPYVTLQTVGPTLQAFGTDEQKSYFLPRILAGDLHFAIGYTEPNAGTDLASLRTKAIRDGDQYVVNGQKIFTTGAHDADFVWLACRTDPAAPKHKGISILIVDTTDPGFSWTPIITCDGAHHVNASYYNDVRVPVTRLVGEENAGWRLITTQLNHERVMLGPAGRMAALHDRVHEWAAKHDLLSHVDVATTLARVRACVRVNELLNWQVAGSESTGMDRIADASATKVFASGRTQTITAELEEIVGRHGDPADRDTADLVRWLDVQAKRNLVLTFGGGVDEVQRELIATAGLGLPRVPR encoded by the coding sequence GTGCACATCGAACTGACCGCCGCGCAACGGAAACTCCGCGACGAGCTGCGCGCGTACTTCTCCGGCCTGCTGACGCCGGCCGAGCGCGAGGCGATGCTGACCGTGCGGCACGGCGAGATCTACCGGGACGTCGTCAAGCGCATGGGGCGGGACGGCTGGCTCGGCGTCGGCTGGCCGGTGGAGTACGGCGGCCGCGGCTTCGGCGAGATCGAGCAGCAGATCTTCGTCAACGAGGCGGCGCGGGCGGACGTGCCGCTGCCGTACGTGACGCTGCAGACCGTCGGGCCGACGCTGCAGGCGTTCGGCACCGACGAGCAGAAGTCCTACTTCCTGCCCCGAATCCTCGCCGGCGACCTGCACTTCGCCATCGGCTACACCGAGCCGAACGCCGGCACCGACCTGGCTTCGCTGCGTACCAAGGCGATCCGGGACGGTGACCAGTACGTCGTCAACGGGCAGAAGATCTTCACCACCGGCGCGCACGACGCCGACTTCGTCTGGCTGGCCTGCCGGACCGATCCGGCCGCGCCCAAGCACAAGGGCATCTCCATCCTGATCGTCGACACCACGGACCCCGGCTTCTCGTGGACGCCGATCATCACCTGCGACGGCGCGCACCACGTGAACGCCAGCTACTACAACGACGTTCGCGTCCCGGTGACCAGGCTGGTCGGCGAGGAGAACGCCGGCTGGCGGCTGATCACGACCCAGCTCAACCACGAGCGCGTCATGCTCGGCCCCGCCGGCCGGATGGCCGCGCTGCACGACCGTGTGCACGAGTGGGCGGCCAAGCACGACCTTCTGTCCCATGTGGACGTCGCCACCACGCTGGCCCGGGTCAGAGCCTGCGTGCGGGTGAACGAGCTGCTGAACTGGCAGGTCGCCGGGTCCGAGTCGACGGGCATGGACCGGATCGCCGACGCGTCCGCGACCAAGGTCTTCGCCTCCGGCCGCACCCAGACGATCACCGCCGAGCTGGAGGAGATCGTCGGCCGGCACGGCGACCCGGCCGACCGGGACACCGCGGACCTGGTGCGCTGGCTGGACGTGCAGGCCAAGCGGAACCTGGTGCTGACCTTCGGAGGCGGCGTGGACGAGGTGCAGCGGGAACTGATCGCCACCGCCGGGCTCGGCCTGCCGAGGGTGCCGCGATGA
- a CDS encoding bifunctional MaoC family dehydratase N-terminal/OB-fold nucleic acid binding domain-containing protein, protein MREAGECRPRIARDPVNEPMINNWTEALGDTNPAYPAVAPPAMVQVWTMRGLHPEPDEDPLGRMSEVLDAAGYTSVVATNCEQTYHRLLKPGERLAVTSRLEDVVGPKQTALGEGWFVTTRSTWRVGDEPVAEMMFRILKFKPKPAVTASVAPMVSRDTEFFWAGTRIGELRIQKCSACGALRHPPGPMCPRCNALDPTHIVSSGLGEVYSYVVHHHPQVPGKRTPFVVALVELEEGVRMLGELLDVEPEQVKIGLPVRVRFVSSGEFTLPAWEVR, encoded by the coding sequence ATGCGCGAGGCCGGCGAGTGCCGGCCGCGGATCGCCCGCGACCCGGTGAACGAGCCGATGATCAACAACTGGACGGAGGCACTGGGGGACACCAACCCCGCCTATCCGGCCGTCGCGCCGCCGGCGATGGTCCAGGTGTGGACCATGCGGGGGCTGCACCCCGAGCCGGACGAGGATCCGCTGGGCCGGATGAGCGAGGTGCTCGACGCCGCCGGCTACACGTCGGTCGTGGCCACCAACTGCGAGCAGACCTACCACCGGCTGCTCAAGCCGGGGGAGCGGCTTGCGGTGACCAGCCGGTTGGAGGACGTCGTCGGCCCGAAGCAGACCGCTCTGGGCGAGGGCTGGTTCGTCACCACCCGCAGCACGTGGCGGGTCGGCGATGAGCCCGTGGCCGAGATGATGTTCCGGATCCTGAAGTTCAAGCCGAAGCCGGCGGTCACGGCGTCCGTGGCGCCGATGGTCAGCCGGGACACGGAGTTCTTCTGGGCCGGCACCCGCATCGGCGAGCTGCGGATCCAGAAGTGCTCGGCGTGTGGTGCCCTGCGGCACCCGCCGGGCCCGATGTGCCCGCGCTGCAACGCCTTGGACCCGACACACATCGTCTCAAGTGGACTCGGCGAGGTGTACAGCTACGTCGTGCACCACCATCCGCAGGTGCCCGGCAAGCGGACGCCGTTCGTCGTCGCCCTGGTGGAGCTGGAGGAGGGTGTGCGCATGCTCGGCGAGCTGCTGGACGTCGAGCCGGAGCAGGTCAAGATCGGGCTGCCGGTGCGGGTCCGGTTCGTGTCGTCCGGCGAGTTCACCCTGCCGGCCTGGGAGGTTCGATGA
- a CDS encoding MaoC family dehydratase, whose translation MTSLPELTIDVTPTFVISTALATRDFQDVHHDRDKAVQRGSKDIFLNILTTTGLVQRFVTDWAGSDAFVRKVSIKLGVPCYAGETLTFSGQVTARDGAEATVRVVGRNSLGDHVTGTVEVVLP comes from the coding sequence ATGACCAGCCTGCCGGAGCTCACCATCGACGTCACACCCACGTTCGTGATCAGCACGGCGCTGGCGACGCGGGACTTCCAGGACGTGCACCACGACCGGGACAAGGCCGTGCAGCGGGGATCGAAGGACATCTTCCTCAACATCCTCACCACCACCGGCCTGGTGCAGCGGTTCGTCACCGACTGGGCCGGGTCGGACGCCTTCGTCCGCAAGGTCTCCATCAAGCTCGGAGTCCCTTGCTACGCCGGGGAAACGCTGACCTTCAGCGGACAGGTGACCGCACGGGACGGAGCCGAGGCGACCGTGCGGGTGGTCGGCCGGAACAGCCTCGGTGATCACGTCACCGGCACGGTCGAGGTGGTGCTCCCGTGA